Proteins encoded by one window of Oncorhynchus masou masou isolate Uvic2021 unplaced genomic scaffold, UVic_Omas_1.1 unplaced_scaffold_4949, whole genome shotgun sequence:
- the LOC135535664 gene encoding focal adhesion kinase 1-like, producing MAVYLLSDVVPSGCRLAWHLSYSRFLFRVPVIRASVLITRTRDWTCPGRPYSPGRPYDPGRPYDPGRPYDPGRPYDPGRPYDPGRRYDPGRPYSPGRPYDPGRPYDPGRPYDPGRPYDPGRPYDPGRRYDPGRPYSPGRPYDPGRPYDPGRPYDPGRPPTTQAGPTTQAGATTQAAPTAQARPTAELDRSDDKVYQAVMELVQVVVQLKNGVNTLQPEEYITVIKSVGLTLRSLIRSVDDILPTLHKSIRTEIEGTQKLLNNDMSELISKMRLAQQNAITSLKEECKKQMLTAAHNLAMDGKNLLDARTRP from the exons ATGGCGGTCTATTTGCTCTCCGACGTAGTCCCGTCAGGATGTCGCCTCGCCTGGCACCTCTCTTACAGCCGCTTCCTCTTTCGAGTCCCGGTGATTAGGGCCTCGGTCCTGA tTACCAGAACCAGAGACTGGACATG CCCAGGCCGCCCCTACAGCCCAGGGCGCCCCTACGACCCAGGCCGGCCCTACGACCCAGGCCGGCCCTATGACCCAGGCCGGCCCTACGACCCAGGCCGGCCCTACGACCCAGGCCGGCGCTACGACCCAGGCCGCCCCTACAGCCCAGGGCGCCCCTACGACCCAGGCCGGCCCTATGACCCAGGCCGGCCCTACGACCCAGGCCGGCCCTACGACCCAGGCCGGCCCTACGACCCAGGCCGGCGCTACGACCCAGGCCGCCCCTACAGCCCAGGGCGCCCCTACGACCCAGGCCGGCCCTATGACCCAGGCCGGCCCTACGACCCAGGCCGGCCCCCTACGACCCAGGCCGGCCCTACGACCCAGGCCGGCGCTACGACCCAGGCCGCCCCTACAGCCCAGGCCCGCCCCACTGCAGAGCTAGACCGTTCAGATGATAAGGTGTACCAGGCGGTCATGGAGCTGGTCCAGGTGGTGGTGCAGCTGAAGAACGGCGTGAACACACTGCAGCCGGAGGAGTACATCACCGTCATCAAG tctgtaGGGCTGACCTTAAGGAGTCTGATACGCAGTGTGGATGATATTCTGCCGACCCTCCACAAGTCCATTAGGACAGAG ATCGAGGGGACCCAGAAGCTGTTGAACAACGACATGTCAGAGTTGATCAGTAAGATGCGTCTGGCCCAGCAGAACGCCATCACCTCTCTGAAGGAGGAGTGTAAGAAACAGATGCTGACTGCAGCACACAACCTGGCCATGGatgggaagaaccttctggatgCTAGGACCAGGCCAG